One window of Cohnella hashimotonis genomic DNA carries:
- a CDS encoding MFS transporter, with the protein MLQSKGIILTIIIACQLLVVLDASVMVTSIPEIGRSLHMSTVSLTWVQNSYILAFGGFLLLGARAGDLLGRRRMLGAGIGLFTLTSLLAGLAPTAEVLLVSRAFQGFAAALATPAALALLSATFTEEKERSRAIAMYSAVAGAGGGVGLLLGGFFTDFISWRVGMFINVPIGIVLMYLVWRYVSESETRTGRFDLWGALTSVVGMTGLVYGFVQAAGQGWGSTETWIWLGIGIVSLTVFVLVEKRAVEPIVPLRLFASRQRSGAYLGRFLLVGGNFSLFFFIPQYLQNALGFGSLEAGLAFLPFTAAQFGMMFVMQSLVRRYGNRKLLIVGLLLAVIGTLLMSRTIAAQTAYFPQMFFLMAIMGIGSGLMFQPLTALGLSNVDARDSGAASGLINVAHQSGASLGLAILVTVFNASIQAGQVSGQPFAHAVSHTLLGSAVFQASALAASLLLLMSVRTWAQKPKRLAARRR; encoded by the coding sequence ATGCTGCAATCGAAAGGCATCATTTTAACGATCATTATCGCGTGCCAGCTGCTTGTCGTGCTGGACGCCTCCGTCATGGTGACGTCTATTCCGGAGATCGGCCGCTCACTTCATATGTCGACCGTCAGTTTGACGTGGGTTCAGAACAGCTACATTTTAGCCTTCGGCGGTTTTCTGCTGCTCGGCGCCCGGGCCGGAGACCTGCTGGGCCGCAGAAGGATGCTCGGCGCGGGGATCGGGCTATTTACGCTGACGTCCCTGCTCGCCGGTCTGGCGCCGACTGCCGAAGTGTTGCTTGTTTCCAGGGCGTTTCAAGGCTTTGCGGCCGCGCTGGCCACGCCAGCTGCGCTGGCCCTGCTGTCGGCCACGTTTACGGAGGAAAAGGAGCGGTCGAGGGCGATCGCGATGTACAGCGCGGTAGCCGGCGCGGGCGGCGGCGTCGGTCTCTTGCTCGGCGGATTTTTTACCGATTTTATATCGTGGCGCGTCGGGATGTTTATCAATGTTCCCATCGGCATCGTTTTAATGTACCTGGTGTGGCGTTACGTGTCGGAATCGGAGACGAGGACCGGCCGGTTTGATCTTTGGGGCGCGCTGACGTCCGTCGTCGGCATGACCGGGCTAGTTTACGGCTTTGTCCAGGCCGCGGGTCAAGGCTGGGGGTCGACGGAGACATGGATCTGGCTCGGCATCGGGATCGTGTCGCTGACCGTCTTCGTGCTTGTCGAAAAGCGTGCGGTCGAGCCGATCGTGCCGCTGCGGTTGTTCGCGAGCCGTCAGCGCTCCGGGGCTTATCTGGGTCGGTTTCTGCTGGTTGGTGGCAACTTTTCGCTCTTTTTCTTTATCCCGCAGTATTTGCAAAATGCGCTTGGCTTCGGTTCTCTTGAAGCGGGTTTAGCCTTTCTTCCGTTTACCGCGGCGCAATTCGGCATGATGTTCGTGATGCAAAGCCTCGTTCGCCGTTACGGCAACCGCAAATTGTTGATCGTCGGCCTGCTGCTGGCGGTCATCGGGACGCTGTTGATGAGCCGGACGATCGCCGCGCAAACGGCGTATTTCCCGCAAATGTTTTTCCTGATGGCGATTATGGGCATCGGTTCCGGCTTGATGTTCCAGCCGCTCACCGCGCTTGGGCTTTCGAACGTCGACGCTCGCGATTCCGGCGCGGCTTCGGGTCTGATCAACGTAGCGCATCAGAGCGGCGCCTCGCTGGGCCTCGCGATTCTCGTCACCGTTTTTAACGCATCGATTCAAGCCGGGCAAGTCTCCGGGCAGCCATTCGCGCATGCGGTCTCGCATACTTTGCTCGGTTCCGCCGTCTTCCAGGCATCCGCCCTGGCGGCGTCGCTTCTCCTGCTGATGTCTGTGCGTACATGGGCCCAAAAACCGAAGCGTCTCGCTGCTCGCCGGCGTTAA